From Suncus etruscus isolate mSunEtr1 chromosome 6, mSunEtr1.pri.cur, whole genome shotgun sequence, one genomic window encodes:
- the A3GALT2 gene encoding alpha-1,3-galactosyltransferase 2, giving the protein MALKERRRVWKRSFWRLTILALGLLGVFLYGQRVVRYLEGLIPMGVCPASSMPLLKDNFSGPLRPWARPEVLTCTSWGAPIIWDGVFDPDVARQEALQQNLTIGLTVFAVGRYLEKYLARFLESAEKHFMVGQSVVYYVFTERPAAVPHLLLGPGRRLQVEYVEPQHRWQDISMGRMHTLHTALSGRLDTEVHYVLCMDVDQFFSRTYGPEVLADTVAQLHAWHYHWPLRVLPFERDKRSAAALAPGEGDFYYHAAVFGGSVAALRRLTEHCTKGLWWDRMRGLEARWQDESHLNKFFWLHKPAKVLSPEFCWSPDIGPRAEIHLPRLLWAPKDYAGLRNY; this is encoded by the exons AGTCTGGAAAAGAAGCTTCTGGCGGCTGACCATCCTTGCACTTGGCCTGTTAGGAGTGTTCCTGTATGGGCAACGTGTAGTCAG GTACTTAGAAGGGCTCATCCCCATGGGTGTGTGCCCTGCCTCCAGCATGCCCCTGCTGAAAGACAACTTCTCAGGCCCCCTGCGCCCCTG GGCCCGGCCGGAAGTCCTGACCTGTACCTCCTGGGGTGCCCCCATCATTTGGGATGGCGTTTTCGACCCAGATGTTGCCCGTCAAGAGGCTCTGCAGCAGAACCTTACCATTGGGCTGACTGTGTTTGCTGTAGGCAG GTACCTGGAGAAATATCTGGCGCGCTTCCTGGAGTCAGCAGAGAAGCACTTCATGGTGGGCCAGAGCGTGGTATACTACGTGTTCACGGAGCGCCCTGCTGCAGTGCCCCACTTGCTGCTGGGTCCTGGACGCCGGTTGCAAGTGGAGTACGTGGAGCCCCAGCATCGCTGGCAGGACATCTCCATGGGGCGCATGCACACATTGCACACTGCGCTGAGTGGACGGCTGGACACTGAGGTACACTACGTGCTCTGCATGGACGTGGACCAGTTCTTCAGCAGAACCTATGGGCCTGAGGTGCTGGCCGACACGGTGGCACAGCTGCACGCATGGCACTACCACTGGCCCCTGAGAGTACTGCCCTTCGAGCGCGACAAGCGCTCAGCTGCTGCGCTGGCACCAGGAGAAGGAGACTTCTACTACCATGCAGCCGTGTTCGGGGGCAGCGTGGCGGCCCTGAGGCGACTGACCGAGCACTGCACAAAGGGGCTGTGGTGGGACCGCATGCGCGGCCTGGAGGCACGATGGCAAGATGAGAGCCACCTTAACAAGTTCTTCTGGCTGCACAAGCCCGCCAAGGTGCTGTCACCTGAGTTCTGCTGGAGCCCAGACATCGGCCCACGGGCCGAGATCCACCTCCCACGCCTGCTCTGGGCACCCAAGGACTACGCTGGGCTGCGCAATTATTGA